One Mucilaginibacter ginkgonis genomic region harbors:
- a CDS encoding FAD-dependent monooxygenase: protein MNTTQQSNKTYDVIIAGGGPVGLFLACELALAKCTVLVLEKAENSSSPLKEMPFGMRGLSAPSVEAFYRRGMLNQFQIHKQIASPHMTTTAPAKKPQGGGHFAGIPLNSEKIDNSQFTYRLPGSTPNVMFTTMAEVETILTVRAGELGVEVMTGEEITNFSQTDREVIVNTHSSSFTAKWLVGCDGSRSAVRKAGGFDFAGTEPEFTGYSARVDLADGDKLGAGRITTQTGMYLRSQPDYVILQDFDGGTYHASGKPVTLEHLQEVLRRISGTDVTINKLHVATTWTDRARQATTYQNGRVLLAGDAAHIHSPLGGQGLNLGLGDAMNLGWKLAAVLNRNAPDGLLDTYFEERYPVGARVLDWSRAQVEVMKPTPQSMAVKAVIQDLMNTTDGATYFAGRITGVNLRYDLGNDDPLVGRSVPNFQFGNGTTIGDKMHNGKAILLDLSGQDGIKSIAGKFSRNLNYITQDVQDNLGFNAVLIRPDGIVAWAANGEPDLVALEKAATTWFVRD, encoded by the coding sequence ATGAATACTACACAACAAAGCAATAAAACTTACGATGTTATCATAGCCGGCGGGGGTCCTGTAGGCCTGTTTTTGGCTTGCGAACTTGCACTGGCCAAATGCACTGTGCTCGTTCTGGAAAAAGCCGAAAATTCATCTTCGCCCTTAAAGGAAATGCCGTTTGGCATGAGGGGGTTATCGGCACCGTCGGTCGAAGCTTTTTACCGCCGCGGTATGCTTAATCAGTTTCAAATACACAAACAAATCGCGTCGCCGCACATGACCACAACAGCACCTGCAAAGAAACCGCAAGGCGGCGGGCACTTCGCGGGTATACCCCTAAACAGCGAGAAGATAGACAACTCACAGTTTACATACCGCCTGCCGGGTTCTACACCCAATGTAATGTTTACCACAATGGCCGAAGTTGAAACTATCCTTACAGTCCGTGCCGGCGAGTTAGGCGTAGAAGTGATGACAGGCGAAGAAATAACAAATTTCAGTCAGACTGACAGAGAGGTAATCGTCAATACCCATAGTTCATCTTTTACTGCCAAATGGTTGGTTGGCTGCGATGGCAGCAGGAGCGCGGTACGAAAGGCGGGCGGGTTTGACTTTGCCGGCACTGAGCCCGAATTTACCGGCTACTCGGCGCGTGTTGATCTGGCCGATGGCGATAAACTGGGTGCAGGCCGTATCACCACTCAAACTGGTATGTACTTGCGCTCGCAGCCCGATTACGTGATCCTTCAGGATTTTGACGGCGGAACATATCATGCTTCCGGCAAACCTGTTACACTTGAACATTTGCAGGAAGTGTTGCGACGGATTTCTGGCACTGATGTAACCATCAATAAGCTGCACGTAGCCACCACCTGGACAGATCGCGCCAGGCAGGCAACTACTTACCAAAACGGCCGCGTTTTGTTAGCTGGGGATGCCGCGCACATCCACTCGCCACTTGGCGGGCAGGGGCTAAACCTTGGCTTAGGCGATGCCATGAACCTTGGGTGGAAACTTGCTGCCGTGCTTAACCGTAATGCACCGGATGGTCTACTGGACACTTACTTTGAAGAGCGTTATCCTGTTGGTGCGCGGGTATTGGACTGGTCGCGGGCACAGGTTGAAGTGATGAAACCAACACCGCAAAGTATGGCGGTTAAGGCTGTTATACAGGATTTAATGAACACCACAGATGGCGCTACATATTTTGCAGGGCGTATCACCGGCGTAAACTTAAGATATGATCTGGGTAATGATGATCCACTGGTTGGTCGGAGTGTGCCAAATTTTCAATTTGGTAATGGTACGACCATTGGCGACAAAATGCACAATGGTAAAGCGATACTCCTTGACTTGAGCGGACAAGATGGAATTAAATCTATTGCAGGTAAGTTCAGCAGAAACTTAAACTACATCACTCAAGATGTGCAGGATAATCTCGGTTTTAACGCAGTGTTAATACGCCCGGACGGAATTGTGGCCTGGGCTGCTAATGGCGAACCCGATTTGGTTGCATTAGAAAAGGCTGCGACGACCTGGTTTGTCCGGGATTGA
- a CDS encoding helix-turn-helix domain-containing protein — MHQEFEPPAKLHHAIKCFWHHTRDAVKDGVEFEVMPDGYAEIIFYLGNGFGVTYKDEVKLLSSPFLVGLLNQPVNFYSPGASTIIGVRCYPWAVFGLLGIQPSNSRVDTLQHPIAALQEPLSQIVTAGDIASAIDLVQQFFLGNSNYLDKNNSLTKAGKALRNAMGSIAVSAVAAEAHATVRTLERAFKQSSGHTVKNVTALMRFEQVRNRLWIEPKTNLAALAHESGYTDQSHMSREFKKFSGTTPAAFAREARSGKVVVIENFVAFVQD, encoded by the coding sequence ATGCATCAGGAATTTGAACCACCTGCAAAATTACACCACGCCATAAAATGCTTTTGGCACCACACGCGGGATGCAGTTAAGGATGGTGTTGAATTTGAAGTGATGCCCGACGGCTATGCAGAGATCATATTTTATCTCGGTAACGGTTTTGGCGTAACTTATAAAGATGAAGTCAAGCTGCTGTCGTCGCCGTTTTTGGTGGGCCTTCTTAACCAGCCGGTAAATTTCTATTCGCCCGGCGCGTCAACTATAATTGGTGTCCGGTGCTATCCCTGGGCTGTTTTCGGTCTGCTTGGTATTCAGCCAAGCAATTCTCGGGTTGATACATTGCAGCATCCAATTGCAGCCTTGCAAGAGCCTTTATCGCAGATAGTTACAGCGGGCGATATTGCAAGTGCGATAGATCTGGTCCAGCAATTTTTCCTCGGCAACAGTAATTATTTAGATAAGAACAATTCATTGACGAAAGCAGGCAAGGCATTACGAAACGCGATGGGGAGTATTGCTGTAAGTGCGGTGGCCGCAGAGGCGCATGCCACGGTAAGGACTTTGGAACGGGCATTTAAGCAATCGTCCGGGCACACGGTAAAAAATGTTACCGCGTTAATGCGGTTTGAACAGGTGCGCAACCGCTTATGGATAGAACCCAAAACAAATCTGGCGGCGCTGGCGCATGAGTCGGGTTATACAGACCAGTCGCACATGAGCCGCGAGTTTAAAAAGTTTAGCGGCACCACTCCGGCGGCCTTCGCGCGCGAGGCAAGGAGTGGCAAGGTAGTGGTGATTGAGAATTTTGTCGCGTTTGTACAAGACTAA
- the map gene encoding type I methionyl aminopeptidase, translating to MSISTEAEKAGIQQASDAVAITLKKMREYARPGMSAKELDDFGGALLAEFGAKSAPKLTYNFPGYTCISVNNEVAHGIPSAEKIFQEGDLINIDVSAELNGYWSDNGGSFVLGEDIHGYGKLVQASKDILKKAISNIKGGVKISDIGKLIETEARRSGYTVIKNLTGHGIGRGLHEEPHEIANYCDRFNTTRFKKNSVVAIETFIATKSTIAETQADGWTLSGNKGGFVAQHEHTIMVTADQPVIFTAENGIWD from the coding sequence ATGTCTATATCTACAGAAGCAGAGAAAGCAGGTATCCAGCAAGCAAGCGACGCCGTTGCTATCACCTTAAAGAAGATGCGCGAATACGCCAGACCGGGTATGTCTGCTAAGGAGCTTGATGATTTCGGAGGCGCACTACTCGCCGAATTTGGGGCAAAATCTGCTCCAAAACTTACTTATAACTTCCCTGGGTACACTTGTATAAGCGTAAACAATGAAGTGGCGCACGGCATACCATCCGCGGAAAAGATATTTCAGGAAGGTGACCTAATCAATATTGACGTCTCGGCAGAATTGAATGGCTACTGGTCAGATAACGGCGGGTCGTTTGTTTTGGGCGAAGACATCCATGGTTATGGCAAGCTTGTGCAAGCTTCGAAAGATATACTGAAGAAAGCGATCAGCAATATTAAAGGCGGTGTCAAAATATCAGACATCGGCAAGTTGATAGAGACAGAGGCCAGAAGATCTGGCTATACCGTCATTAAAAACCTGACGGGGCACGGTATTGGCCGCGGCTTGCACGAAGAACCACATGAAATTGCCAATTACTGCGACCGTTTTAACACTACCCGTTTTAAAAAGAATTCTGTCGTCGCTATCGAAACCTTTATCGCCACAAAATCAACCATTGCAGAAACGCAGGCCGATGGCTGGACACTAAGCGGTAATAAAGGCGGCTTTGTAGCACAGCACGAGCATACCATAATGGTTACAGCCGACCAGCCCGTGATCTTTACAGCAGAAAACGGCATCTGGGATTGA
- a CDS encoding EthD family reductase, protein MKKNSLTLLAGIMFLLAVVSAKAQSSLPPSIKKGTIKVTILYPNGEGKKFDMEYYTQKHFPMLRSLFGSALKATAIDKGLTAGSPGTPLPFLAIGYLYFDSAAAFQDGMKTYATKIRADVPNYTNITPIIQISEVVE, encoded by the coding sequence ATGAAAAAAAATTCACTTACCCTGCTTGCAGGCATTATGTTCTTGCTGGCAGTCGTCAGCGCGAAAGCACAATCATCTTTGCCGCCCTCAATAAAAAAAGGTACAATTAAAGTAACTATCCTTTACCCCAATGGCGAAGGCAAAAAGTTTGATATGGAGTACTACACCCAAAAGCATTTTCCTATGCTTAGAAGTTTATTTGGCAGTGCCTTAAAGGCGACTGCTATAGACAAAGGCCTTACCGCGGGTTCTCCCGGCACACCGCTCCCCTTTTTAGCTATCGGTTATTTATATTTCGATTCGGCAGCAGCTTTTCAGGATGGAATGAAAACTTACGCGACAAAGATCAGGGCCGATGTGCCGAACTATACCAACATTACACCGATCATTCAAATAAGCGAAGTGGTGGAGTAA
- a CDS encoding VOC family protein, translating into MRAINPWINFNGNAEEAFNFYRSVFGGEFKKTVRFKELANDDFQPSAEDAEKLMYIALPIGRNNVLVANDVPGFMGQVSESENRSKIYVNTESREEAEKVFNGLSAGGDVEGPIGDSPWGTYAGMFRDKYGIEWIIEFDPSYAE; encoded by the coding sequence ATGAGAGCAATCAACCCATGGATCAACTTTAATGGAAACGCCGAGGAAGCTTTTAACTTTTACCGCTCTGTCTTTGGCGGCGAGTTCAAGAAAACTGTCCGCTTTAAGGAATTAGCAAATGACGATTTCCAGCCATCGGCCGAAGACGCCGAAAAACTCATGTATATTGCTTTACCTATCGGCCGCAACAATGTGTTAGTGGCGAACGATGTACCCGGCTTTATGGGGCAGGTTAGCGAATCAGAAAACCGCTCGAAAATTTACGTGAATACTGAAAGCCGCGAGGAAGCCGAAAAGGTATTTAACGGCCTGTCAGCTGGCGGAGATGTAGAGGGACCGATAGGCGATAGCCCCTGGGGAACCTATGCCGGCATGTTCAGGGATAAATACGGCATTGAGTGGATCATTGAATTTGACCCTAGTTACGCTGAATAA